Below is a genomic region from Balneolaceae bacterium.
GCTCCTGCTGCAACTCCTTGACGTTCACCCCCTTCTTGTTACATGCCTCGGCCACGGTGCGTTTGCCCCCGCAGCAGAAGTCCAGGCCAAATTTTTTGAAAGCCCCCGCGGCACGATAGTCCTCGGCGACGATCTCTCCAATGGTGCGCTCGGCAAGTTCTTGGTTCATGGTATTCATAGGGTTTTGAGTATTTGAGTATTGGGGACGGGCCTGGCCACGGTGCAGGTACCGCTCAAAGCAGATTACCCTAATCCGCAGGCAGAGCCGTCCGATTTTTCGTTAGAAATCCTTTCGCTCGAACAGCTTGAGTCCGCGCCATACCGGAATCACCATCCAGAGGACCAGGCAGGCGGAGGAAAGCACCATACCCATAGCCCCACCGAAAAAGCGGTTGAATACCGCCCCGGTATAGCCCATGAGCGCGGAAAAATCGAAATGCAGCAGCACCCCGATGCGCGCCAGGTCGATGGGGTTGAGTACCGACAGGCCGATTACCACCTTCTCCAGCGGGTACTGGCTGAAGGAGCTGACCACCAGCAGAATGAGTCCGTCGTAGAGCACGGCCAGCAGCAGCCAGCTTATCAGCGCAAATCCGAATCCCTTTACCCGGTCGTCATAGTACCGGAGCCCGAACAGGAAACCGATGCCCGTAAACACCAGGGTAAGCACCACGCCCAGACCCAGCACGGTAGCCATGCCGCCGGCGCCGGCGCCGATCCAAGCGCCGGTATAGAGCAGGGGCGCCCCCACACCCAGCAGGAAGGCCAGGCAAAGAGGCAGGGCGAGTCCCCCATATACTCCCGCGAAGATGCGGCGGCGGTCCATCGGCTGCGCCAGTAGCATCTCCACGAATTCGCGCGACTGGTAGAGGTACAGCACCCCGTATATAAGGCTGACCAGGGGTACGAAGAGCAGCATGATGTTCGAAAGGCTCAGCATCGCCTTCGCGCCGCCTCCGCCGAATCGAATGAGTGCGTCGGTCAGCACCAGGTAGATCAGCGCGTAGCCGATCATCCATAGATCGCGCAGCAGATTTTTCCATTGGTAGTTGGCGATGGTCAGCGTCTTCATGCGGCGGCCTCCTCTAGAATTTTGGCCACAGCCCCTTCGAGGTGCGGCTGCTCGTTCTGCAGAATAAATTGGTCCTTGGATCCTTCGTAGCGGACACGCCCTTCCACCAGCAGTACGATACGATCGGACAGCTCCTCGATCTCGCTCATGATATGGGTGGTAAGCAGTATGGTTTTTCCACGCTCCTTCTCACGGCGGATCCACTGCTTGAAGCGGTAGCTGGTGCGCGGGTCCAGGCCAGCCGTGGGCTCATCGAGGATAAGCACAGGCGGGTCGAACATCAGGGCCACCAGGGCCCCGGCCTTCTGCCGCGTACCTCCGGAGAGCACCCTCAGGGGCTTGTCCAACTCCTTATCCAGCTCAAAGAGGGTGATGAGCTCACCGGCATACACCGGCTCCTCACCGCGTATGCGGATGACAAAATCCTTCATCTCCCGCACGGTCATGTTTTCGGGATAGCGCGCCAGCTGGGGCATGTAGCCCAGGAGGCGCCGGTAGTCGCAGGAGCCGTTCAGGGAGACGCCGTCGATTTCGATGCGTCCCCCGTCGGGGTGAACCAGTCCCAGCAGGTGTTTGATAAGGGTGGTCTTGCCTGAACCGTTGGGACCGACAATGCCGGTGCAGCTGCCACGCGGCATATGCAGGTCGACGCTGTCCAGCACCTTCAGCTCCCCGAACTTTTTACTCAATCCATCGATGGTAATCATTGTATCCTCTCCATCAGGGGGTTTTTGTCCTGGAGCTTTTCGGGGGTAAGCACGGGCATGACGCGCTCCGCTGTATCGAGAATGCCGATCAGCAGGCTGCGCATCAGTACCAGGGTCTCCGGCTGCTTCTCGATAAGAATGGAGAAGAGCCGGACGGGACGGTAGGGCACGTCGCCCACGCCGTCACGGTCCAGGTCATAACCCGAGTAGTGACTCCAGTGGTTGCGGTTGAAAATATTAAAATTCTGCCGGCTGTTGGTGGCCACCTCAAAGGTGTTACCCAGAAAATTGTTCTCCACAAACTGGTTGTCCATGGAATTGGCCATCACCTTCACAGCCCACCCGTTTTCCTCGAAATCGTTGCGCTTTATACGGTTCCGGCTGGAGGCCTCCAGGTAGAGCCCGGTGGAATTGCCTGAAAAGAGGTTGCCGGTCACCGTGCTGCTGCGGATCTCCTTCATGAGCAGCCCATAGGCCGCCGAGCCCCAGTTGTCAAGGAAGCGGTTTTCGGTCATCTGCACATTGGAGGTGAACATGACTGCCACACCCGCTCCGTTGCTGCGGAAGGTGTTGCCGGTAAATTCGCAGTGGTCGGAAAACATAAAGTGCAGCCCGTAGCGCAGGTTGCCCTCGCTGTGGTTGCCGGAGAGGCGCACCTGGCGAACGAATTCAAAGTAAATGCCGTCACGGTGGCCCTCCACCCGGTTCCCTTCGATATGGATGTCACGGCTGTACCAGAGGTGGATGCCGTTGCCCGATTTGGTTTCTCTTTGCCCCGAGGCGGTGAGGCGGTTGTTGCGCAACGTGCCGCCGGAAACCTGCGCCAGGTAGATGCCGAAGAAATTGTCGGTCAGTCGCAGATTTTCCAGACGGATGCCGGAAGATTCCTCCA
It encodes:
- a CDS encoding ABC transporter permease subunit — protein: MKTLTIANYQWKNLLRDLWMIGYALIYLVLTDALIRFGGGGAKAMLSLSNIMLLFVPLVSLIYGVLYLYQSREFVEMLLAQPMDRRRIFAGVYGGLALPLCLAFLLGVGAPLLYTGAWIGAGAGGMATVLGLGVVLTLVFTGIGFLFGLRYYDDRVKGFGFALISWLLLAVLYDGLILLVVSSFSQYPLEKVVIGLSVLNPIDLARIGVLLHFDFSALMGYTGAVFNRFFGGAMGMVLSSACLVLWMVIPVWRGLKLFERKDF
- a CDS encoding ABC transporter ATP-binding protein, which gives rise to MITIDGLSKKFGELKVLDSVDLHMPRGSCTGIVGPNGSGKTTLIKHLLGLVHPDGGRIEIDGVSLNGSCDYRRLLGYMPQLARYPENMTVREMKDFVIRIRGEEPVYAGELITLFELDKELDKPLRVLSGGTRQKAGALVALMFDPPVLILDEPTAGLDPRTSYRFKQWIRREKERGKTILLTTHIMSEIEELSDRIVLLVEGRVRYEGSKDQFILQNEQPHLEGAVAKILEEAAA
- a CDS encoding nitrous oxide reductase family maturation protein NosD → MNSSSTYLQDLQVTALLLAALLLLAVYVPAATAGQPASPAEASRTWTVSPGGELSTLREAVARADSGDTVILREGTYRERNLLIDKTLTIRGEGRAVLDAGGEGSVLIVRADSVTIRDLEVRGSGVSFMDDNAGILVEESSGIRLENLRLTDNFFGIYLAQVSGGTLRNNRLTASGQRETKSGNGIHLWYSRDIHIEGNRVEGHRDGIYFEFVRQVRLSGNHSEGNLRYGLHFMFSDHCEFTGNTFRSNGAGVAVMFTSNVQMTENRFLDNWGSAAYGLLMKEIRSSTVTGNLFSGNSTGLYLEASSRNRIKRNDFEENGWAVKVMANSMDNQFVENNFLGNTFEVATNSRQNFNIFNRNHWSHYSGYDLDRDGVGDVPYRPVRLFSILIEKQPETLVLMRSLLIGILDTAERVMPVLTPEKLQDKNPLMERIQ